One Cryptomeria japonica chromosome 9, Sugi_1.0, whole genome shotgun sequence genomic window carries:
- the LOC131073587 gene encoding uncharacterized protein LOC131073587: MDLSEDLRNYLEDFEVVENENKDLKENIQLANECIEKLREQIRKFKIRHKEVSEELKQENATILDMKVKSEDNEKTKEYFKKMVKCKLEECEKLKQEVTSLKADVEKARKQESELDSNNYNKMIDVKKPLKNKKDARIEFDKCS; the protein is encoded by the coding sequence ATGGATTTAAGTGAAGATCTTAGGAATTATCTTGAGGATTTTGAGgtggttgaaaatgaaaataaagatttgaaagaaaatatCCAGCTGGCAAATGAATGCATTGAGAAGCTAAGAGAACAAATCCGAAAGTTTAAAATAAGGCATAAAGAAGTTAGTGAAGAGCTTAAGCAAGAAAATGCCACTATCTTAGATATGAAAGTTAAAAGTGAAGATAATGAGAAGACGAAGGAGTACTTCAAAAAAATGGTGAAATGCAAATTAGAAGAGTGTGAAAAGCTAAAACAAGAAGTGACATCTCTAAAGGCAGATGTAGAGAAAGCAAGGAAACAAGAGAGCGAACTTGATTCTAATAATTATAATAAGATGATAGATGTAAAGAAGCCTTTGAAAAATAAGAAGGATGcaagaattgaatttgacaaatgtTCTTAA